Proteins encoded by one window of Teretinema zuelzerae:
- a CDS encoding nucleotidyltransferase domain-containing protein, which yields MSEHDPGSLKFDFLAAVRRISAANRRNTEVSAVRRIEAQAEGARLAVELSLADSGIQKIWGFGSTFEDALPFTLNSDIDLALEGGSLLGLYRIAERSAFPVDLVDITSATDAFAERVRSRGRLLFERGDG from the coding sequence ATGAGCGAACATGATCCGGGCTCTCTGAAGTTCGACTTTCTCGCGGCAGTCCGGCGCATTTCAGCTGCCAACCGGAGAAACACAGAGGTTAGCGCAGTCCGGCGCATTGAAGCTCAGGCGGAGGGTGCACGGCTCGCCGTTGAATTGTCCCTTGCCGATTCCGGTATCCAGAAAATCTGGGGATTCGGTTCAACTTTCGAGGACGCTCTCCCTTTCACTTTAAACTCCGATATAGATCTTGCTTTGGAAGGCGGGTCCCTTCTTGGACTCTATCGCATCGCGGAACGTTCGGCTTTCCCGGTGGATCTTGTCGATATCACATCCGCGACCGACGCCTTCGCAGAGCGGGTCCGATCTCGGGGCAGGCTGTTGTTCG
- a CDS encoding ribonuclease toxin HepT-like protein, whose amino-acid sequence METRRVEDIMRLKSELELDASLVEPLVVSNRRAEERIAHGSSDELDYAALGYTIHNIYGCVENTCYRISKFFENGLSRDSWQKDLLSRMILDIQGVRPRFFSHEENLVWDEIRAFRHVFRNLYNRPFDSERLMLLQKNVPGAVGSYTRGVKRYLDFLDVLASELESYERT is encoded by the coding sequence ATGGAAACGCGACGCGTAGAGGACATTATGAGGCTCAAGTCCGAGTTGGAGCTGGATGCGAGTCTTGTTGAACCGCTTGTTGTCAGCAACCGCCGGGCAGAGGAGCGCATCGCGCATGGTTCTTCCGACGAGCTTGATTACGCGGCGCTCGGCTATACCATTCATAATATCTATGGATGCGTTGAAAATACCTGTTACCGGATTTCGAAGTTTTTTGAAAACGGTCTTTCCCGGGATAGTTGGCAAAAAGATTTGCTTTCCCGAATGATTCTGGATATACAGGGAGTCAGGCCGCGCTTTTTTTCTCATGAGGAGAACCTTGTCTGGGACGAAATCCGGGCGTTCCGTCATGTGTTTCGAAATCTCTATAATCGACCCTTCGATTCCGAACGACTTATGCTGTTGCAGAAAAATGTCCCCGGCGCGGTTGGTTCTTATACCCGCGGAGTAAAACGGTATCTGGATTTTCTCGATGTCCTTGCCTCCGAGCTTGAGTCGTATGAGCGAACATGA
- a CDS encoding DUF4386 family protein, with product MEKRDSGEYASLFACAFFATLIMLVIIPVQLVVFAATGIPGSIEDWFALFSANPLLGFFHADLFILVNNILISVIYLAFYHTLKGINKGMMQIAVMLGLIGIAAYISSNRTFELFALAREYSGTADADARVLLATAGTAVLSGWQGTAFDSYYVLNGVTLLILSIIMFRSPLFGKASAAWGLSSGILMMIPSTAGTVGLVFSVLSLIPWYVFAVRFAFVFRKLSAR from the coding sequence ATGGAAAAAAGAGATTCAGGAGAGTACGCGTCTTTGTTCGCGTGCGCCTTTTTCGCAACCCTTATCATGCTCGTTATTATTCCGGTTCAGCTGGTCGTGTTCGCGGCAACCGGGATTCCCGGCTCAATAGAAGACTGGTTCGCTCTTTTTTCCGCCAACCCGCTGCTCGGCTTTTTCCACGCCGATCTGTTTATCCTGGTGAACAACATTCTCATTTCAGTGATCTATCTGGCCTTCTACCATACCCTGAAAGGGATTAATAAAGGGATGATGCAGATCGCGGTGATGCTGGGCTTGATCGGAATAGCCGCCTATATTTCGTCCAACCGGACCTTTGAGCTGTTCGCCCTTGCCCGCGAATATTCAGGAACCGCCGATGCAGACGCCCGCGTTCTTCTGGCAACAGCGGGCACCGCGGTGCTTTCCGGCTGGCAGGGCACGGCCTTCGACTCCTATTACGTGCTCAACGGCGTTACCCTGCTGATCCTGTCGATCATCATGTTCAGGAGCCCCTTGTTCGGCAAAGCATCTGCCGCATGGGGACTTTCCTCCGGAATATTGATGATGATCCCTTCTACCGCCGGCACAGTCGGCCTGGTTTTCTCCGTGCTTTCGCTCATACCCTGGTACGTGTTCGCCGTCCGATTCGCCTTTGTGTTCAGAAAACTGTCCGCGCGATGA